A genomic window from Treponema maltophilum ATCC 51939 includes:
- the frr gene encoding ribosome recycling factor produces MNEASIQRMEKSIAALKDEFNAIRTGRASAALFDKVRVDYYGQPTPLNQVATVSVPEARSVVIQPFDKTLIGEIEKAIQKSELGLHPSNDGKIIRIAIPPLTAERRKELVKQAKAAAETSRVAIRNIRRDGNDDLKKQQKDSKLTEDELKSAEDALQKSTDKFIAGINKILETKEKEIMEG; encoded by the coding sequence ATGAATGAAGCAAGTATCCAAAGAATGGAAAAAAGCATCGCGGCCTTAAAAGACGAATTCAACGCGATTCGAACCGGCCGCGCCTCGGCCGCGCTTTTCGATAAGGTGCGCGTCGACTATTACGGACAGCCGACGCCGCTTAATCAAGTGGCGACCGTTTCAGTGCCCGAAGCCCGTTCGGTGGTTATTCAGCCCTTCGATAAAACGCTGATCGGCGAAATCGAAAAAGCGATCCAAAAATCGGAGTTGGGACTGCACCCGTCGAACGACGGCAAAATCATCCGCATTGCGATTCCGCCTTTGACGGCCGAACGGCGCAAAGAATTGGTAAAGCAGGCGAAAGCTGCGGCCGAAACGAGCCGGGTTGCGATACGCAATATCCGCCGCGACGGCAACGACGATTTGAAAAAGCAGCAAAAAGATTCGAAGCTCACCGAGGACGAATTGAAATCGGCCGAAGATGCTTTGCAAAAATCGACCGACAAATTTATTGCCGGCATCAACAAGATTCTTGAAACCAAAGAAAAGGAAATAATGGAAGGCTGA
- a CDS encoding phosphatidate cytidylyltransferase, protein MNKTVQRLLTFFIGVPLVVSMAVITFAHHIVLHCAIVAAALIASWELHGILKHKLPCQPQFMVMLSAAFIPFIASIVCIGGRSASWISLALIVSLLANFTYEIFSPDNKKSFTDAILRLCSSTFITVYIGFLLTYISLLTVMPDSPIFIALFFLLVFACDSFAWLFGMLFGKGSRGLIAASPNKSIAGFIGGIVLSAAAGYAVYFFYPAVFGFKPVQVIITALCVSIAAIAGDLVESLIKRSAECKDSGIVIPGRGGFLDSIDSILFAAPVYYIVICFFFV, encoded by the coding sequence ATGAATAAAACAGTGCAAAGATTATTGACATTTTTTATCGGCGTGCCGCTTGTCGTTTCGATGGCCGTCATTACTTTCGCCCACCACATTGTTTTGCACTGCGCCATTGTCGCCGCCGCTCTTATCGCCTCATGGGAACTGCACGGTATTTTAAAGCACAAACTTCCCTGCCAACCCCAATTTATGGTTATGTTATCGGCGGCATTTATACCTTTTATCGCCTCGATTGTCTGCATAGGCGGGCGTTCGGCATCGTGGATTTCCCTTGCACTCATAGTTTCTCTTTTGGCAAATTTCACTTACGAAATCTTTTCGCCGGACAATAAAAAATCCTTTACGGATGCGATTTTGCGTTTGTGTTCTTCAACTTTTATAACCGTGTATATAGGCTTTTTGCTTACGTACATTTCGCTGTTGACCGTAATGCCCGATTCGCCGATATTTATCGCCTTGTTTTTTTTGCTTGTATTCGCATGCGATTCTTTTGCATGGCTGTTCGGTATGCTGTTCGGAAAAGGCAGCCGCGGCCTTATCGCGGCAAGCCCGAACAAAAGCATTGCCGGTTTTATAGGCGGTATTGTGCTTTCGGCGGCGGCGGGGTACGCGGTTTATTTTTTTTATCCTGCAGTATTCGGCTTTAAACCGGTTCAAGTCATTATTACGGCGCTGTGCGTTTCAATTGCCGCGATTGCGGGCGATTTGGTCGAATCGCTTATCAAGCGTTCGGCGGAATGCAAAGATTCCGGCATTGTAATTCCCGGCAGAGGCGGTTTTTTGGATTCGATCGATTCGATTTTATTCGCCGCGCCCGTGTATTACATCGTCATATGTTTCTTTTTTGTATAA
- the rpmF gene encoding 50S ribosomal protein L32, translating into MAVPRAKTSKARTRRRRAINMHLNAPHLIECANCGNLIMLHRVCPKCGFYRGRQVITPESNG; encoded by the coding sequence ATGGCAGTACCCAGAGCGAAAACGTCAAAAGCGCGCACAAGAAGACGCCGGGCAATTAATATGCACTTAAACGCCCCGCACCTGATCGAATGCGCCAATTGCGGAAATTTAATCATGCTGCACCGCGTATGTCCCAAATGCGGATTTTACCGCGGCAGGCAGGTAATTACGCCGGAGAGCAACGGCTGA
- the rpsB gene encoding 30S ribosomal protein S2 — protein MAVVTMKSLLESGVHFGHQVKRWDPRMKKYIFAERNGIHIIDLQKTMASIKEAYEAVRKVTSAGKSVLFVGTKKQAQQAIAKEAERCGMFYVNNRWLGGMLTNFTTIKKSLLRLKKLEKMEIDGTFENLTKKEIAAIQKEKAKLEKNLGGIKEMKELPGILFIIDTHKEQIAVAEACRMGIPIVAVVDTNCNPEGIDYPIPGNDDAIRAITLFTQVIANAVIEADNETGLKIIENLQDEDEDLTDTASTRTDDEEIIDYSNYTPTEPKDEDRDSEDEGDSSLVDEDKLYE, from the coding sequence GTGGCAGTAGTAACCATGAAGAGTTTGCTTGAATCCGGTGTGCATTTCGGCCACCAAGTCAAGCGTTGGGATCCGCGCATGAAGAAATATATCTTCGCGGAAAGAAACGGGATCCACATTATCGATCTGCAAAAAACCATGGCTTCGATAAAAGAAGCCTACGAAGCAGTCCGCAAAGTAACGTCGGCGGGAAAATCGGTCCTGTTCGTCGGTACGAAAAAACAGGCGCAGCAAGCCATCGCAAAAGAAGCGGAAAGATGCGGTATGTTCTATGTAAACAACCGCTGGCTCGGCGGCATGCTGACCAACTTTACCACCATTAAAAAATCCCTTTTACGGCTTAAAAAACTTGAAAAAATGGAAATCGACGGTACGTTCGAAAATCTGACAAAAAAAGAAATAGCCGCGATTCAAAAAGAAAAAGCCAAACTTGAAAAAAACCTCGGCGGCATTAAAGAAATGAAAGAGTTGCCCGGCATTTTGTTTATCATCGACACGCATAAAGAACAAATTGCCGTTGCCGAAGCCTGCCGCATGGGCATTCCCATCGTCGCCGTCGTCGACACGAACTGCAATCCCGAAGGCATAGACTACCCCATCCCCGGGAACGACGACGCCATCCGCGCCATAACGCTGTTCACGCAGGTTATTGCCAATGCCGTTATCGAAGCGGATAACGAAACCGGTCTTAAAATCATTGAAAACCTTCAGGATGAAGACGAAGATCTTACCGACACGGCATCGACCCGCACCGACGATGAAGAAATTATCGATTACAGCAATTATACGCCGACCGAACCTAAAGACGAAGACAGGGATTCGGAAGATGAAGGCGACAGTTCGTTGGTAGACGAAGATAAATTATACGAATAA
- a CDS encoding type II toxin-antitoxin system RelE family toxin: protein MKIVFSEKAEKQFLKLDHPIQKQIQKFVKRLEQTKNPRETGKMLVGNLLGFWRYRVGDYRLICRIQDKELVIIVVEVGHRRKVYASR from the coding sequence ATGAAAATTGTTTTTTCGGAAAAAGCCGAAAAACAATTTCTAAAACTTGACCATCCCATTCAAAAGCAAATACAGAAATTCGTAAAAAGACTTGAGCAAACAAAAAATCCGCGAGAGACAGGAAAAATGCTGGTCGGAAACCTGCTTGGTTTTTGGCGATATCGAGTAGGCGATTACAGATTAATTTGTCGGATACAGGATAAGGAACTTGTAATTATTGTTGTTGAAGTGGGACATCGGCGCAAGGTTTATGCAAGCCGCTAA
- a CDS encoding putative ABC transporter permease, translated as MFTLSFSYVFILFITYSIIGWMCEVVYCGISAKKFINRGFLHGPWCPVYGFGALFIIGLLTPFKTHVYILYPAALVITGLVEYATGWLLETLFNTKWWDYSDRKFNIKGRVCLGNLLLFALGGTLAVMFVHPFFLRILDRIPAHSRQYAAFGILCLFIVDLAATLKKLVNFTEYVTALQDFAESLKERYEKEPWFASQSISEMFAAVKRHAQLKKGEISERLLQKIDSLSARKPSVERFIKKFPSLQNAAHPFSIQHIKEQLKKRLK; from the coding sequence ATGTTTACGCTTTCTTTTTCATACGTCTTTATTTTATTCATTACTTACAGCATAATCGGCTGGATGTGCGAGGTCGTGTACTGCGGCATTTCGGCGAAAAAGTTTATAAACCGCGGCTTTTTGCACGGCCCGTGGTGCCCCGTGTACGGCTTCGGTGCGCTGTTCATTATCGGCTTATTGACTCCTTTTAAAACGCATGTATACATACTCTACCCCGCAGCCCTTGTGATTACCGGCTTGGTCGAATACGCAACCGGCTGGCTTTTGGAAACGCTGTTCAATACCAAATGGTGGGATTATTCCGACCGGAAATTCAACATAAAAGGGCGCGTGTGTTTGGGTAATTTGCTTTTGTTCGCTCTGGGCGGAACGCTTGCGGTTATGTTCGTGCATCCGTTTTTTTTGCGGATTCTCGACCGCATTCCCGCGCACAGTCGGCAATATGCGGCTTTCGGTATTTTGTGTCTTTTTATCGTCGACCTTGCCGCAACGCTTAAAAAGCTTGTCAATTTTACCGAATACGTTACCGCTTTACAGGATTTTGCCGAATCGTTAAAAGAGCGCTACGAAAAGGAACCGTGGTTTGCTTCGCAGTCCATAAGCGAAATGTTTGCCGCGGTTAAACGTCACGCGCAGTTAAAAAAGGGTGAAATATCGGAACGCTTGCTGCAAAAGATCGATTCGCTTTCGGCGCGCAAGCCATCGGTCGAGCGCTTTATTAAAAAGTTCCCGTCGCTGCAAAATGCCGCTCATCCGTTTTCGATTCAGCATATAAAAGAACAGCTGAAAAAGCGCTTAAAATAA
- the coaD gene encoding pantetheine-phosphate adenylyltransferase, with amino-acid sequence MVKALFPGSFDPPTYGHLNILERARNIFGEIDVVIADNKSKKYLFSEEERLDLMRDLTSGWDNVSVHVCRTLIVDYAQKTGAKVLIRGIRNTADFSYEFDLSLLNKALNAQVETLFFPTDSRFFLLKSSAIKELASFGGDVSGMVPPRVEKALKLKF; translated from the coding sequence GTGGTAAAAGCATTGTTTCCCGGATCCTTTGATCCGCCCACGTACGGCCATTTAAACATTCTCGAACGCGCGCGAAATATTTTCGGCGAAATCGATGTCGTTATCGCCGACAATAAGTCCAAAAAATATTTGTTTTCCGAAGAAGAGCGCCTCGACCTTATGCGCGATCTTACTTCCGGCTGGGACAATGTGAGTGTCCACGTGTGCCGCACGCTCATTGTCGATTACGCGCAAAAAACGGGGGCAAAGGTGCTGATCAGGGGCATCCGCAATACGGCCGATTTTTCATACGAATTCGATCTGTCGCTTTTAAACAAGGCGCTGAACGCACAGGTCGAAACGCTGTTTTTTCCCACCGATTCGCGCTTTTTCCTTTTGAAGTCGAGCGCGATAAAAGAGCTCGCATCTTTCGGCGGCGACGTTTCGGGCATGGTTCCCCCTCGAGTTGAAAAAGCGCTCAAGCTGAAATTTTAA
- the rnc gene encoding ribonuclease III has protein sequence MRSFFKTNRTLSSRRKALLTDFQKRIGVKFKDLHLLDTAFYHRSFANETAGTAENNERLEFLGDAVLGMTAASYLYETLHDAPEGELTKIKSFVVSETSLSEIALGIGIEQCLCLGKGEEHSGGRSKKAILADTTEAVFGALYLDSGFKTAEKLILSLLVPQIRKVLENRHQKDYKTLLQELYQKKYKQCPHYELIKKTGPDHDQVFWISVFLGQTEYGPMQGKSKKEAEQAAARCAWEYLSGEEHR, from the coding sequence GTGCGTTCTTTTTTTAAAACAAACCGAACTCTATCTTCGCGGCGGAAAGCCTTATTAACCGATTTTCAAAAGCGGATCGGCGTTAAGTTTAAAGACCTGCATCTTTTGGATACGGCGTTTTATCACCGTTCTTTTGCAAACGAAACGGCCGGCACAGCCGAGAACAACGAGCGTCTTGAATTTTTGGGGGACGCCGTTTTGGGAATGACCGCCGCTTCTTATTTATACGAAACGCTGCACGACGCGCCTGAAGGCGAATTGACCAAAATAAAATCCTTTGTCGTCTCCGAAACATCGCTTTCCGAAATTGCCCTCGGTATCGGCATAGAGCAGTGCCTGTGCTTGGGTAAGGGCGAAGAGCATTCCGGCGGCAGGAGCAAAAAGGCGATTTTGGCGGATACGACCGAAGCCGTTTTCGGCGCCTTGTACCTCGATTCGGGATTTAAAACGGCCGAAAAACTTATATTGAGCTTATTGGTACCGCAAATACGCAAGGTGCTCGAAAACCGTCACCAAAAAGATTATAAAACGCTCTTGCAGGAATTGTACCAAAAAAAATACAAGCAATGCCCGCACTACGAATTGATTAAAAAAACGGGCCCCGACCACGATCAGGTATTTTGGATAAGCGTGTTTTTGGGCCAAACCGAATACGGCCCCATGCAGGGAAAAAGCAAAAAAGAAGCAGAACAAGCCGCCGCCCGATGCGCATGGGAGTACTTAAGCGGGGAAGAACATCGATAA
- a CDS encoding BrnT family toxin, whose translation MLTFEWDSEKEKSNIEKHNGITFKMAAQVFFDPHVLIKYDAKHSTISEERWKAIGMAGDILFVVFTERGNDTIRIISARPAQTEEINEYFSNYDT comes from the coding sequence ATGCTGACCTTTGAATGGGATTCCGAAAAAGAAAAATCCAACATTGAAAAACACAACGGAATCACATTTAAAATGGCGGCACAAGTTTTCTTCGACCCTCATGTGCTCATAAAATATGATGCAAAGCACTCTACGATCAGTGAAGAGCGCTGGAAAGCAATAGGTATGGCCGGTGATATATTGTTTGTCGTTTTTACAGAACGCGGGAATGATACTATTCGAATTATTTCCGCGCGGCCAGCGCAAACGGAGGAAATAAATGAGTACTTTAGTAACTATGACACTTGA
- a CDS encoding HEAT repeat domain-containing protein, whose product MKLSKVALCAAALCLIALNAAAQENARSEVTVEEEYFGSNEDLIISEMSQVDDYETKLLMLQYIKTALDEGRSSPAIEAALQSMAGEGVFNVSRTGRRLTNNYPEVRRQACIMLGQIDGLSKEQLTQRKNTLMRLIKDEGEPMVLSAAIYALGNIGINENDEVIDQISMIHKRFSILNPTDSLAYSVLDAFKKLAPTVKNSNALAETIASIATNYNYIIPVRQKAKELLFSLRK is encoded by the coding sequence ATGAAACTATCCAAAGTCGCGTTGTGTGCAGCCGCTTTATGCCTTATTGCGTTGAATGCCGCGGCGCAGGAAAATGCCCGTTCAGAAGTTACCGTTGAAGAAGAATATTTCGGCTCAAACGAAGATTTAATCATAAGCGAAATGAGCCAAGTGGACGATTATGAAACGAAACTTTTGATGTTGCAGTATATAAAAACCGCCCTCGACGAAGGACGCTCGTCCCCCGCCATAGAAGCGGCTTTGCAGAGTATGGCAGGCGAAGGGGTTTTTAACGTATCGCGCACCGGGCGCCGTTTAACGAATAATTATCCGGAAGTACGCCGCCAAGCGTGCATCATGCTCGGACAAATCGACGGCCTTTCAAAAGAACAGCTTACTCAGCGCAAAAATACGCTGATGCGGCTCATAAAAGACGAGGGCGAGCCGATGGTTTTATCCGCCGCGATTTACGCGCTGGGCAATATCGGTATTAACGAAAACGACGAAGTCATCGACCAAATCTCGATGATCCACAAGCGCTTTTCCATTTTGAATCCGACCGACAGCCTCGCCTACTCCGTTCTCGATGCGTTTAAAAAGCTCGCTCCGACGGTAAAAAATTCAAATGCGTTGGCCGAAACGATCGCCTCCATTGCGACGAATTACAACTATATAATTCCCGTGCGCCAAAAAGCAAAAGAATTGCTTTTTTCGCTGAGAAAATAA
- the acpP gene encoding acyl carrier protein, whose product MEDELFKKMQKLIADKLEIEESKVTMDASFRQDLGADSLDTYELVYAIEEELGVSVPDDKASEFETVRDAYEFLKTQQA is encoded by the coding sequence ATGGAAGATGAATTGTTCAAAAAGATGCAAAAACTGATTGCCGACAAGTTGGAAATTGAAGAATCGAAAGTTACGATGGATGCTTCGTTCCGCCAGGACCTCGGCGCCGACAGTCTCGATACGTATGAATTGGTATACGCTATCGAAGAAGAACTGGGCGTAAGCGTCCCCGATGATAAGGCAAGCGAATTCGAAACGGTCCGCGACGCCTACGAATTTTTAAAAACCCAGCAAGCATAA
- a CDS encoding DUF6290 family protein translates to MQTIKPRVKNMSVSFQPEIFTRINSYCAERGCSRSWFINKAAEMFLAECLEDKADYETAVEAWTEYEKNGFKSYSADEVFEKAGL, encoded by the coding sequence ATGCAGACGATAAAACCGAGGGTTAAAAACATGAGCGTCAGTTTTCAGCCAGAGATATTTACGCGGATTAATTCCTACTGTGCTGAACGTGGATGTTCCCGCAGTTGGTTTATAAACAAAGCTGCGGAAATGTTTTTGGCCGAATGTCTTGAAGATAAAGCGGATTATGAAACTGCGGTTGAAGCTTGGACCGAATACGAAAAAAACGGTTTTAAGTCTTACTCGGCAGATGAAGTTTTCGAAAAGGCCGGGTTATGA
- the tsf gene encoding translation elongation factor Ts: MEIKAADVKALRDATGAGMMECKNALVECKGDAAAATKLLKEKGLAAVEKRAGRSTSEGRIFIKEQGSKIAIAELTCETDFVAKNADFLKVGETIVGEVLAKGYTAVNEALSNMLLDLATKIRENMSVRRIELVDVPVGAVAAHYVHSDGKTGVITVLGCDPATNSPEVKQFAFDCCLHIAAFAPRYLKRDDVDAAYIAEQKEIFTAQTAELNKPDNVKAGIVQGKLNKHLADICFMDQMFVKDDKVSVAKKMEQVGKEAGTKLTLLKVVNFQLGA; the protein is encoded by the coding sequence ATGGAAATTAAAGCTGCCGATGTAAAAGCCCTGCGCGATGCGACGGGCGCCGGAATGATGGAATGTAAAAACGCCCTCGTGGAATGCAAGGGCGATGCCGCCGCCGCAACAAAACTTTTAAAAGAAAAAGGACTTGCCGCGGTTGAAAAGCGCGCCGGAAGATCGACGAGCGAAGGGCGTATTTTTATTAAAGAACAGGGCTCGAAAATTGCGATTGCCGAACTTACCTGCGAAACCGACTTTGTCGCAAAAAACGCCGACTTTTTAAAGGTCGGAGAAACGATCGTCGGCGAAGTGTTGGCAAAAGGCTATACTGCAGTAAACGAAGCGCTGTCGAACATGCTTCTTGATTTGGCGACGAAAATCCGCGAAAACATGAGCGTGCGGCGCATAGAGCTGGTCGACGTTCCCGTAGGCGCAGTTGCGGCACACTATGTCCACAGCGACGGAAAAACCGGCGTTATAACGGTTTTAGGCTGTGATCCCGCAACAAACTCGCCCGAAGTTAAGCAGTTTGCGTTCGATTGCTGTCTGCACATTGCCGCTTTTGCGCCGCGCTATTTAAAACGCGACGACGTCGATGCCGCATACATTGCCGAACAAAAAGAAATTTTTACGGCGCAAACGGCCGAACTGAACAAGCCGGATAATGTAAAGGCCGGTATCGTTCAGGGAAAACTGAACAAACACTTGGCCGATATTTGCTTTATGGACCAAATGTTCGTAAAAGACGACAAAGTTTCCGTCGCAAAAAAAATGGAACAGGTCGGAAAAGAAGCCGGTACCAAATTGACGCTTTTAAAGGTTGTCAATTTTCAATTGGGCGCATAA
- a CDS encoding 1-deoxy-D-xylulose-5-phosphate reductoisomerase, which yields MKKKILVLGCTGSIGSSALDIVRRFPDLFSVCGLTAHTRKTELEKLCREFSCTNAATAVTEDSPDEIRCVIEKSNADIAVNGIAGSAGLMPSVWCLQNNINLALANKETVVMAGPLIKELASAKGRSVIPVDSEHSALFFLIERFGKERVSSLILTASGGPFRTLSADKLASVTLEDALKHPTWNMGKKISIDSATLANKGLEVIEACRLFDMPPEKVKVAVHPQSLVHSLIQTVDGDLYAQISEPDMRRPILSALTWPEVIENDLKKLDLTSAVGDEGICMNFFPPRFKDFPLLGCAYEAQKAGGAYTIAYNAANEVAVEFFLQRKIGFTAIQNTVTAVLDKDWSQEPENFEAVFALDTKARKAALAFVTDFSGRG from the coding sequence ATGAAAAAGAAAATTCTTGTGTTAGGCTGTACCGGATCGATAGGTTCGAGCGCGCTCGACATTGTGCGCCGCTTCCCCGATCTTTTCAGCGTGTGCGGCCTTACGGCACATACGCGCAAAACGGAACTTGAAAAACTGTGCAGGGAATTTTCGTGTACAAACGCTGCAACTGCCGTGACCGAAGATTCGCCCGATGAAATCCGATGCGTTATCGAAAAATCAAATGCCGATATCGCCGTAAACGGGATCGCCGGTTCGGCGGGTCTTATGCCTTCGGTATGGTGCTTGCAAAACAATATAAACCTTGCGCTTGCAAATAAAGAAACCGTCGTCATGGCCGGCCCGCTTATCAAAGAACTTGCAAGTGCAAAAGGCCGTTCGGTAATTCCGGTCGACTCCGAGCATTCGGCTTTGTTTTTCCTCATCGAACGCTTCGGAAAAGAACGCGTTTCATCGCTTATTTTAACGGCGTCCGGCGGCCCTTTCCGCACATTAAGCGCGGACAAGCTCGCATCCGTTACGCTTGAAGACGCATTAAAGCACCCGACGTGGAATATGGGCAAAAAAATCAGCATAGACAGCGCGACCCTTGCCAACAAGGGACTTGAAGTTATAGAAGCGTGCAGACTGTTCGATATGCCGCCGGAAAAGGTAAAGGTCGCCGTCCATCCGCAAAGCCTCGTACATTCGCTTATACAAACCGTCGACGGCGATTTATACGCGCAAATATCCGAACCCGACATGAGGCGCCCGATTTTAAGCGCGCTTACGTGGCCGGAGGTAATCGAAAACGATCTTAAAAAGCTCGATTTGACTTCCGCTGTCGGCGATGAGGGCATATGCATGAATTTTTTTCCGCCGCGCTTTAAAGACTTTCCGCTGCTCGGCTGCGCATATGAGGCGCAAAAAGCGGGCGGCGCATACACAATCGCATACAATGCGGCAAATGAAGTTGCCGTAGAATTCTTTTTGCAGCGGAAAATCGGATTTACCGCAATACAAAATACGGTTACAGCCGTCCTCGATAAAGATTGGTCGCAGGAACCGGAAAACTTTGAAGCGGTATTCGCCCTTGATACAAAAGCGCGCAAAGCGGCCCTCGCTTTTGTAACCGATTTTTCCGGCAGGGGTTAA
- the uppS gene encoding polyprenyl diphosphate synthase has protein sequence MSSVFETIDKSRVPVHVGIIMDGNGRWAQKRGSPRTAGHKEGVNTAREIIKAAARAGVRWLTLYTFSTENWKRTAEEVSFLMGLLKAHLRAEFEFYKKEQVRVLHLGDKSALSTDVRREIETVEKESAGFTGMNLVLAINYGARDEITRAVKKMLEEQSRTQRENSAAPTIEAGDLPRFFDIPLLPDADLIIRTGGEKRLSNFLLWQAAYAEFDFTDTLWPDYTDEEFYRAIADFQKRHRRFGAAN, from the coding sequence ATGTCGTCGGTTTTCGAAACAATTGATAAGAGCCGCGTTCCCGTTCATGTAGGAATTATTATGGACGGGAACGGCCGCTGGGCGCAAAAACGCGGTTCTCCGCGGACAGCCGGCCACAAAGAAGGGGTTAATACCGCACGCGAAATTATTAAAGCGGCCGCGCGTGCAGGCGTGCGCTGGTTGACCCTCTACACTTTTTCGACCGAAAACTGGAAACGGACGGCCGAAGAAGTGTCTTTTTTAATGGGACTTTTAAAAGCCCACTTACGCGCCGAATTCGAATTTTATAAAAAAGAACAAGTGCGCGTACTTCATTTGGGCGACAAAAGCGCTCTGAGCACCGATGTGCGGCGCGAAATAGAAACCGTCGAAAAAGAAAGTGCGGGCTTTACCGGCATGAACCTTGTGCTCGCGATAAATTACGGCGCACGCGACGAAATAACGCGTGCGGTAAAAAAAATGCTCGAAGAACAGTCGCGTACACAAAGAGAAAATTCGGCCGCGCCGACTATAGAAGCGGGCGATCTTCCCCGCTTTTTCGACATTCCGCTTTTGCCCGACGCCGACCTTATAATCAGAACCGGCGGTGAAAAGCGTTTAAGCAATTTTTTGCTGTGGCAGGCCGCCTATGCCGAATTCGATTTTACGGATACGCTGTGGCCCGATTATACCGACGAAGAATTTTACCGCGCGATTGCGGATTTTCAAAAACGACACCGGCGTTTCGGCGCGGCAAACTGA
- a CDS encoding Maf family protein, whose translation MEKIILASVSPRRKQILKSLGIPFYAFAPPFDEVLPEGTALENAAEYCAVQKAQKTAHALQALSASRKKRYEDARFIVAADTLIMHEGTIFGKPQNEKEAFSFLKTFSGKTHSVYSGIAVYSRETERTLSRTCISRVSFAPLSDEEIRRYLTRGEWRDAAGAYKIQGGAQCFICRIEGSYSSIVGLPIFEFYEILKKSGYRF comes from the coding sequence ATGGAAAAGATCATTCTTGCGTCGGTGTCGCCGCGGCGCAAACAAATACTGAAAAGTCTCGGCATTCCCTTTTATGCGTTCGCGCCGCCGTTCGACGAAGTGCTCCCCGAAGGAACGGCACTTGAAAACGCGGCGGAATATTGTGCCGTGCAAAAGGCGCAAAAAACGGCGCATGCACTTCAAGCGCTAAGCGCATCACGCAAAAAGCGCTACGAAGACGCGCGTTTTATCGTCGCGGCGGACACGCTTATCATGCATGAAGGGACAATCTTCGGAAAGCCGCAAAACGAAAAAGAAGCTTTTTCGTTTTTAAAGACTTTTTCGGGCAAAACGCATTCGGTATATTCGGGAATCGCCGTTTACAGCCGCGAAACGGAGCGTACTCTTTCGCGCACGTGTATAAGCCGCGTAAGTTTTGCCCCCCTTTCCGATGAGGAAATACGGCGCTATCTTACGCGCGGTGAATGGCGCGATGCCGCAGGCGCCTATAAAATTCAGGGCGGCGCCCAATGCTTTATATGCCGCATCGAAGGTTCGTACAGTTCGATCGTGGGCTTGCCTATTTTTGAATTTTATGAGATACTTAAAAAGTCGGGTTACCGTTTTTAA